The genomic stretch TTGCTCTGTTTATTTTCACCTTCACTCCATAAACCGCCTTCCATCAGTCCCTGCTCCACCTCTGTCCTTATTCATAGCCTAGTCACCTCCCGTCTTGACTATTGTAACTCTCTCCCACAGAAAACTCTCCATAAACTTCAGTTGTTTCAGAATTCTACTGCCCATACCATCACCATGACCTCCTCTTTCCAACACATTACTCCTGTTCTATAACAACTATGCTGGCTTCCCATCTAATTCAGAATCCAATTTAAGTCACTCCTCCTTACTTTGAAGGCCATCCATAACCTTGCCCCTCCTTATTTGTCCGAACTTATCCATATTTACACCTCTTCTGACTCTCTAAGGACTTCTGTTTGTCTCTTTTTCCTATTCTGCCCCCCAgctctggggtccgttcttcgtacgtcactaactcagttagctggatttgattgttgacgatctggcatgatcttggatcaattggttcttcgaaactcatcctgcacttgttgtcatagcaacatgtgcgcaagcttgaacctgctcgcgagcaggcttatttcatgaaaacaagattagatcgcagctttataagcggaggagataggcaagtctgtccagccagtgcatttggaccacctagtggcagaggacggaacagaattgtggaacaccattttttaatttttaataaaagacgaaacaaataatgctcagttcctgtcattttatttaaacaattatttataaagaaaagccagcaagtcatcttttgtctgcaataagagatagttatgtaaagtcagcaatactactgtcaaatggtgttttagaacttactctgaacgtccttttgaagcaacttgATCTCTAGagcaatgtttctctttttcacgttgtggagttcaatttctctacttaatttgtgtttttttcaggtcaaaatactaattttttgttgaagaagccgTTTATATAGGAAACGGATGGCACTATgtgtcattttgtaaaaaaagaaaaaaaaaagaaaaaaagggtgaaacgtgcctcatgcaacaaaagtaaaaataaccatttttttttccccagccttctttttggtggctgttataaacagacaagcacatcattcaacagtggcttttaaaaaagaggaagaagttgctttttaaaatacagtataataattaaaggctaccattttgtagaatattcttgtacttcacttttttccccatgttctagtggttcccgtggaggctctgatataaaattatgaaattattaaaatgcaaaaattcatactgtagaaagtgatagaaacatctaccatggacagtatttacgcacttaatttgtctattttttgccagccctctctcctggttttagcagactttgaggtgttacctgtcgttttaattaatgactcaaattagGCATAACCTttcattaaaagctcgtgttctgcttgggagaaaaactatgggcgttctttggccatgctgaacagccaatagcagcactgctgatcattgtttctactatcgatacatttccccttttaaacaaacgcatgaatgcgcagttgtctcagataactcaatccagcgatactaatcataaacaacaggtgtgttcgaagcacccaattagccggatcatgattagccagatgaaatcatcttggatgtctcatttgatctcggatgttttaagcaacgtacgaagaacggacccctggaatAAGCTGCCTCCTGACATCTGCAATGTTGACTCTCTCACCCATTTTAAAAGTCGCCGCAAAACGTACATTTTTAGAACTGCCTACTctctacaaatgttttattttgttgcgtttttttggttttaaatttgTATAGTGTTCTTAAGTGTTGTGAAAGatgcttttcaaataaaatgcattattattattattattattattattattgttgttgttgttattattattatatacttCAGAAAATGCCATTATTATACAAAGTCATAGTGACTaattctgttttctattatatACAGTTACTTAAAGTTAGGGTATGAAAAGCCCTTGATGATGAGTAATTACATACTTCAAATTAGAGTGCTTAATCATTCattcttaccttttttttaggtttaccTGCATGAAAATGGACATCTTTATGGATAAGGATTTTGGTATGCCTGGTAACGCTACTCATGCAACAGGAGGGCCAGAAGGCAACAAAGGACAAGGACTCAATCACAGTGACCCACTGGACATGTTTGTTGGGATGGAGCTTCTTCAACGATTCAAACCTCTATTTTTGCCCCTCTACTGCCTTGTTGTGGTTGTTGCAGGTGTTGGAAATTCATTCTTACTGGCTTGCATTTTGGCAGACAAGAAACTCCATAATGCCACCAACTTCTTTATTGGTAATTTGGCGGCCGGCGACCTACTGATGTGTTTAAGTTGTGTCCCACTGACTGTGTCTTATGCCTTCGACAGCCATGGTTGGGTTTTTGGACAACCGCTCTGCCACTTGGTTCCCTTGCTGCAGTGTGCCACAGTGTTTGCCTCAGTGCTTTCACTCACTGCCATTGCTGTTGATCGCTACGTTGTTGTAGGTAAATAACTTAACATGAAGTTGCAAGAATGTTCATCTATTGCATATACTCAATAAATGTAATCTCTTTAGAAAAGAAACATCCTGAATAGTACTATTTcagataaacacatttaaatcaataactAATCTGatctaataaaataatattgaaaTCTTCTATTaacaacaaatgtgtttgttctcTACTAGAGGTATacaaaaagtcttaaaatgaaTTAACTTTGTAATTCGATTTAGGAAGGAATAGACCTACAGCATCAAAGATGCTCCACCACCTTTTGTTCAAATCCAGACTAACCTAGAGTGTTTGTTCCTAAAACGTCAAATCTTAGTCTTGTCTGGCTTTAGAAAATCCATATCTACATTTGTGATGTTTGGTATGAAAAAGCTTCTTTTCTGCATGAATTCCAATCAGACAGTTAGCATGGAAAGACTGTTTACTGGTTGTTTTGGAGATCTGATGGCACATTTTGCAACAGTTCTCTAACAGTGAATTATGGTGATTGTTTACCCTCAATAAAATCTTGCTCATTGTTCATGGTGGCAAGATTGGTATGGGTGCTCATCTACCATAATGACCAATCCGTAAAAGAGATGGGTTTCTATTTAATatcatatttaaacagaaagtgATGGATTACTAATTAGAAGTAACTACAAACACTGATCAAATTAtcaaagaaatgttaaaaatttaaaatcgcttcagttacttttatttattagtagATCTCTGAACagcttgactgcatgctagtAAAGCAGTTTAACCATCAAGTCTGTATGGCATAataacacatctaaaagttgcagaacaTCAGCCCTCGAGGATTTGAGTTTCAGAAAAGGCTATTTAGATCCTGAACTCAAATTAAAGGATaggtttttctaaattattcaATAAGATTATCATACGGGACTAAATGATAGAATTTATTACAGCACATTTAACACATATTTAGAAGGGCTGCCAACAACTTTGTCCAGGTCTATAAGTTAAGTGgttttaaaactaaacatattgtggaaaaaaggtaattttttaaattacattttataaatgatTGGCATCAAATGCTTTCCTTactgtttatttgcatttttgtctTATTTCCTTGTCCCAGCTCACCCAGTACGGAAAAGAATTTCTGTTTGGGGCTGTGGGGCAGTGACTCTGGGTGTCTGGCTTTTGTCTCTGGTCCTGGCTGCACCTCCGTCTCTCTACACACGCTACCTGGACCTTCGTCCCAGTGGGATAGACTTGGTGGTGTGTGAGGAATTCTGGCCAGATAGTGGCAATCTACGGCTGTTATACTCCTGCTTCATTCTTATAACCTCCTACATGATCCCACTGCTGTCCGTCAGCATCTCCTACTGTGCCATCACTGTTAGCCTAAAACGCTATTCAGTTCCTGGGGAGCCATCCAGCAGTCAACAACGTTGGagccaaagaagaaaaaagacctTTTCTCTACTGGTGGCCTCAGTACTAGCATTTGCCCTGTGCTGGCTGCCTCTCCAGGTAAATGCCAAGCAAGCAAAACAACAGACAACAACTAGACGCCTCATGCTTAACCATGTTTACTATTTCTGattattatttatcatttatctcACTTTCTATCTGGTTCAGATGAATTTCAGACGATCTTAAGGTCAAATTTGCATTCGACTTCTATTTGTATGAACCAGCAAATCATAAACTCAGCAGCAGGGAAGAGGCCTAAAATGAAACTATTATTGCCAATGAGATTAGATTTTCTGCATCATTTGTCACAGAGAGCCATCTTGGTGTAATAGAGTCTTCAAAGTCAACATTACTTTACCTTGATGAGCCATGAAGAAGACTAAAAGATTAGGATTTCATCATTATCAGGGCTAAGGCTAGGATAAAGTTAAACTGTGGAGTAGTTGCTGAGACTGAAAATCTAAGGTCACTCTGATTATGTTGCAGAGCCTAAAAATCGACAAAAActtgtttcacagcagcaaaaGGTGTTGCATACAACATGCAGACACATTTTTAGTCTTGCAGGATGTTGCATTCTTTTTCATGACACAATGAGGAAATTGTCTTTATAATCGTAATCTTCAAATTacgcaaggcaaggcaagtttatttataaagcacatttcagtaacaacacAATTTAAAGTGCTGTTCATGAtcagaacaaaaaagaaaatattacagaggaaagtacattgtagtggaatagtagcagcaggtcaagttAAAAGACAAgatggactacaaacttcaacattgaCATTCAATGgggttttaatgttgatttaaagaaactcaggGTTTCTGGACTTTTTCAATCTTCTAAGAGATTGTTCcaaataagtggagcataagaactaaatgctggttctccatgtttggttctggttctgggtatgcagagtttTGAGCCAGAAGACTTGAGTGGTCTGGAGTTTATGTATTTTGGTGACATTCAGTGATCTatagaccatccatccattcatccatccatcaatccatccatccattttcaaacacgtctatcccttgtggggtcgcgaggggtgctggtgcctatctccagctgtcaatgggcgagaggcggggtacaccctggacaggtcggcagtctatcGCAGACCTATAgaccagaggtgtcaaactcatttctatatggggccactttggcgtcatgaagtcatgaaaagggccggttgcacgtgtatagacgatacttttcatttcataatttcattccaattcagaTAGAAGTATAacaaatgcacagtaacataaaagtagcacccttaggcccagtttatacagtttatctgcaaataaagttgatattggggtgagttacacttacaggaggcacagttttagccactttatactctttaaaaggatatatgcctctactttatgacatgatatgcttttttttggctcttgagggccggataccttaccttgacgggccggatttggcccgcaggccttgagtttgacacctgtgctataGACTAATATAAGTATTTTAAGgtctattttctgagatacagggagccagagtaaggactttagaactggggtgatgtgctctatgttcttagtcttagtgaagacgTGGGCatgttctggatcaactgcagctgtcaGATTGACTTTTTTgacagacctgtgaagacaccgttgtaGTAATCGATccgactaaagataaatgcatggattagtttttcgaGATCCTGTTGAGACATtccatttcaattcaattaaattttatttatatagcggcaattcacaacaaatgtaatctcaaggcactttacaaaatcaaattaattCAAGTCAAAAAGATtcatatctaaggaaacccagcagattgcatcaagacaagcagcattcacccTTCCGAAAGAGCAtggagccacagggacagtcatctgcattgtcgatggctttacaacaatccctcatactgagcaaacataaagtgacagtggagaggaaaactcccctttaacagggaggaaaacctccagcagaaccaggctcagtgtgaatgatcatctgcctcaaccaactaagggttagagaagacagcacagaagcacacattgatccaggaatcctctCTATATTacatggtaatagcggatgatttgcctcccctggatgatgtcacagctaacagaatgccagaccaggtgtacctggCCATGCAACTCAGATGGTGGCACATGTGAATGCAGCAGCCTCGCACACCTTGACATTTGtcagttttgtactttttttgcTACTTATTTCATCTCTGCTTGTGACATGTGTTCAGTACAGCAGATTTGGAATTGCTGTCCGTTGCGGTATATGCCTTCTTCCCACGAAATAACCTAAATCTACAGAATACTATTCTCCCGGAGATTTGGCAGTCACCGAATGCAGCCAGATTTATCACCACCCCTACCCCCACCACTGAAATGGCATAGGCACCGTAGACACAGGAAGCAGAAGCAGGGCAAAAAAAGGGGGAGtagcagctaagctaaaggcTACCCCTTACAAATCCGTGATGCCAAATCTCTTTCTTACCAACGCTCGGTTGCTAAACAGCAGAATGGACGAACTACGACTGCAGATCAACTCTCACGCGCTGGAATAGTGTGTATTGATTGTCATGGAGTCCTGGCTGGATCAAAACATCCCGCTATGCGGCTATTGAGCTAGCGGGCCATGCTGTCTTCAGAGCCAACCGGACAATAGACTCTGATAAGAGTTTAGGAGGAGGACGTTGTGTTTACATTGACAACAGATGATGCACTAATGCAACTCTTAAACACACTCACTGCTCTCCAGATATTGAATTTATAATGCTAAAGTGCAGACCCTTTTTTCAGTGGTAATAATTGCTGTCTATGTGCCTGCTGATGCTAATGCTAAAGTAGCCATGGAGAAGCTACTTCCCTCTATCAACCAGCATTCAGCAGTACAGCCAGACAGTGTTATCACAATTGCAGGAGATTTCAATCATGCCAACCTAAAATCTCTTTTACCTAAATATTACAAATACGTGAACTTCCCCACTAGGGAATATAACCGTTTAGACCAAATTTACTGCAACATCTCTAATGCTTATAAAGCCAGGCCTTTGCCTTATCTGTGTCTCTCCGATCATCTGTCCGTCTCCCTTACTCCTGCATACAGACCACTAATAAATCACCAAAAAACAGTCACAAGAACAGTTAAAGTTTGGACTGAAGAAATTACCGCAGCCCTACAGGATTTGTTTTAAGATCACAGACTGGGGGGACTTTGCGGAGAGGACAGAATTGGACAGTTAGACATCTGCATTTTTGGACTACATAATTTTGCATTGAGAATGTGACAGAGACGAAAACCTTCAAAGAGTTCCCGAAGTAGAAATCGTGCCTCAACGGCGAAGTGAAGTCTGTGCTAAAAGCACATGACATTACCTTTAAAGCGAGGGACCTGCTAAGCTACAAACAAACTCGGGCAAATATGCAGAGGGGAATTAAAAGGCCAAGCACAGCTACCAGAAATGCATTGAGGCCCACTTCCAAAACTCTAGAGGTATGTGGTAGGCCCCGATTGACTACAATAATAGCATCGCAACCACAATACCATCGGACAGCAAACTCCCGGACACATTTAACCAGTTCTTTGCTTGCTTCGATCATCACAGCAGGGAAAACACTGTTCCTACTCCACTAGAGGCCAACTGCAGCCAAATCAGGTCAGAGACACTCTGCGCAGAGTCAACGTGAGGAAAGCACCTGGCCCAGATGGTATCACAAGACAGGTAACAAAGGCCTGCGCAGAGCAGCTAGCAGAGGTATTTACAACCATCTTCAACCTCTCGCTCCAACAGGCTCCGGTTCCCACCTGCCTTAAATCAGCCATCATCATCCCTTTACCCAAAAAGAACACAGGGAACTGCCTCAATGACTATTGCACAGTTGCTCTCACTCCTATCATCACTAAGTGTTTCTAGAGACTCATTCTCCACTGCATCAAGTTCGCCATTCTAGTTGACCTTGAGCAAtaccagtttgcctaccgagcAAACAGGTCAACAGATGGTCATGATGGTGCGCCACACACCCCTCACACCCCTGGACCAGAGTAACACTTATGTGGGGATGCTACTTGTGGATTTTAGCTCAGAATTTAACACAGTCATCCCCCAAAGATTAGTCACAAAGCTGGGCAATTCACTGAGTGCATGGATACAGCACTTCCTCAGGAACAGGCCAAAAGCCCATTAGGATGGAAGACTGCACTTCATCCACACTAATCCTGAACATTGGAACACAGCAGGGGTGCGTCCTCAGCCCCCTTCACTTCTCCCTCTTTACCCATGACTGCTCCCCCGTCCATCCCATAAACACCAGTGTGAAGTTTGCTGATGACAACACCATTGTAGGGCTGATTAAAGACAACAATGAGTCAgcctacagagaggaggtcaaACACCTGACTGCTCTCAGAACAACCTGGGCCTCAACATAACAAAAACCTAGGAACTTATAGTGGATTTTTGGAAATCCAAGAAGACTGTGCCCTCCACCCTCTCCATTTAAGGAGAGGGTGGAGGGGGGAGAGCTTAAAGTTCCTTGGGACACACATTTCAGCCGACCTCACCTGGTCCATCCACACCTTGAACCAGGTGAAGAAGGCCCATCAGAGACTTTATTTCCTCAGGAAGGTGAAGCAGCCACAACTTTCTTGCCCCCTGCTGATTAACTTCTACAGAGCATCCATCAAGTCCATCCTGATCTACTGATGCACAGTATGGTTTACAAGCTGAACTGCCAGGGACATGCAGGACCTACAGCGGTAGGTTAGGATGACAGAGAGGATAGTTGGGAACACACTTTCCTCCCTCAAAGATATCTACACTGACTGACTAAACAAGAAGGCCAGAAATATCAGCAATGACCTCACACGCCCTGGATATGCCCTGTTCTCCCCAATTCCTTTGGGAAAGAGGTACCACTTTCTCAAATCGAGAACTTTAAGACAAAGTACGGCTgaacgatatagaaaaaaagcttaattattgaaaatgtttaaaactatattttctgtgcagctctgcctggacattttatgatattgctaaatgatttaattgtaataaagaacacaaacacagaattccacttaaatctttatttaaccaacttttttaaccataacagaattttttttaagaaaaataacttaagagacctgagttatgttattaaataatgacaaagaataaactaaagtaaccagtaaaatgaccaaaataaacataccaaataaataaataaaatagcctatttaggagggaatagtacactagttacttctcaggtttcataattgagaggctgacgcagggctgaggtccgaggttgtggcatgtaaggacacagattgcagctcattttgcactgattccctgcacTAGCTGcgcaatttagggagcgctgttagagaaaaacttgcgtcctgaaactttatatcgcggatctgtcatgatattttttctgggatgaacccggacacagcacgcacacacagagctagttcttagaagtgagtttattgaacagggtggatgatggatgacgaGTCTTTTAACTgacggagatgtagggtgcagagagactgaccgggaggaactctggagccgaagactagcgaccaggacggagcatctgagctgaggacttgagaccagaacatcagagccgaggacttgagaccagaacatcagagccgaggacttgagaccagaagatcagagccgtggacttgagaccggaacagctcaccaggagttgagaacaggagtgggaacagagctgagctggatctaggcagAGAcgggaacaaaaacaaagctgacggaaagtctattggctgactggaacaaaaacaaagttgaagtaagtcttctggctgactgtaacaaaaactgagctgacaaggattctggcagagacggaACACTATGGACCGGCAACAAGAAcacaactgaggtgagtttataaagggaGCTTGACAGGTGGCGGGAATaaagactaattagtgtccagacagGTGTGAATAATagctgagcgagggagagctgtgtgaactgcaaaataacaagaaagaaaccagacaaaacttaaaccatgacaggatcaagagtggcgagtaattgtttgaagctaGGTTTTccaactgcagacaacagcagaatatccatcactatgaagcatgttactgcatgcgtgatatCCTTACGCCGCTTGgaagctttttcattttatcacaaagaagggagcccagtttagctgccatacctgctttgttttggaagaacttccagaagactcCTTCGAAGACGCGGAGTCGTGCGAGGCTgcgcagctcgcgctgctgcgggcgtgagcggctgagcggcttacgtgatgaaacaagttggttgcgttaccagactttgtttttaccggttccttgcaagttttacaaatcactgtggtttatttctgtcagactggcgaactagtaaaaccccgttttgggaccgtttcctacgccgctccttgctgcgacatattcacgtgctctgtgttgtggtttgagagggtggcgctttgtgacggcgtgcctgggtccgcaaTTACggttggtcgagaggaagtagtgactgtagcatcaactaatatgataggctgaaaggaaggaaaactctttCGAAGtgttatcgaccctattttttcctatcatgCCACACGTCAATccattgatatatattgttattgaattatcgtccaaccCTAAGACTGagtaacagtttttttccaccaaGCTATCAAAACCACTACCCCACCCCTGTCCCACGCAAGGACAGATGCTGGGCTCCCACATacatatgtacacacacacacaccacccagTGCAATACCCTCCCACCCTCACTTGTGATAACCGATGACTAGACTGacaaagatctgcctcccattctacttttagacgcttggaaccaccagtagatctgcagtctgagagcgaagtgctcagttaggaacatacggggtaatcagatctctgatatatgatggaatTTCATTATTAAGgactttatatgtgagaaggagaattttaaattctatttgtgatttaacaggaagccaatgaagggaagctaaaacggAAGAAATGTgctccctcttgttgattttcatcaaaactcttgctgcagcattttggatca from Fundulus heteroclitus isolate FHET01 chromosome 18, MU-UCD_Fhet_4.1, whole genome shotgun sequence encodes the following:
- the si:dkey-202l22.3 gene encoding 7 transmembrane receptor domain-containing protein, which codes for MKMDIFMDKDFGMPGNATHATGGPEGNKGQGLNHSDPLDMFVGMELLQRFKPLFLPLYCLVVVVAGVGNSFLLACILADKKLHNATNFFIGNLAAGDLLMCLSCVPLTVSYAFDSHGWVFGQPLCHLVPLLQCATVFASVLSLTAIAVDRYVVVAHPVRKRISVWGCGAVTLGVWLLSLVLAAPPSLYTRYLDLRPSGIDLVVCEEFWPDSGNLRLLYSCFILITSYMIPLLSVSISYCAITVSLKRYSVPGEPSSSQQRWSQRRKKTFSLLVASVLAFALCWLPLQVLNLLLDLDPEFLIIGKRYINVLQVCCHLVAMSSACYNPFIYASLHSKVRMHLKGYLCPCRSRQGEMVDRAPSRS